The genome window acgtgtgtataaacacttaatacacgcgtgtgcgtggatgtagactttttagtactttgggttcatagactttttagtattttgcagatacgtgtctgtatataaaccagatcctcctgtaataaagaactaaaggctgactgttgtcacgtgacctgtctccgtctgtgtccgatgatggaacctgcctggaacatctggtccacagaaaaagcaaaacagctcacagaactggtccagtttagacccaaaaatgacaataaataatgaaaatgtgtgacgcagtagaaaaatggacgaactttctattgacagtttcactcatcatcatcagaattcatcagaaatattcaaaccaacaaactacacacagaaccgcaaagtttagagcttaaagggagcgacaggtgaagatttaaagctcaacgcagctgaagaagttccaaaaaggagaaatatcatgtggtgctttaccgccacccggtggacacgcgtggaactgcagacaatagttaaacgcgctccgacacattctgacctctgctgctcctcctggactccagggctgcagaaatatgctgcttttacaagtctttctaaatctgaagcatcataaatcttatttatttatttaactaagttagtcagttttaatttaaatgcaaaaacatatttatggcattaaaatagcaaaacaacttttaatcttgaaccctcccagaatgcttttatagtagaggaatattaatcaacagccataaagttgtcattaacagaggaaaaaggaaaggtaaacgttttccgttcagactgagcaggaagactgaagaccgacaaggtgagtggaaacgaagagcattattgaaaagaattgacagttgtgtttggagataaaatcaagatttgaaaacatttttgttactattgaagagctgcatagagctgaagaattcttggcttaagaaaattcaacaagacttcatatttagttttacacaaaacatcgttatacattataaatgaagaggtcttattaactttcttatagtctggctttagttatagttgaatagtctttctaagtgaagtttagtttatttttctgctctttgctactgatcctaaaagaactttgatctttaaccctcccagaatgcttttatggtagtaatatatacgccatgaagctgttgattaggttttaaaagttaaagtgaaagtattctgttcagacgaagcaggaagagcgacaagctgagtgtaaagtgagtatcatgctgttaacgttgttagagagtcttaacaggtattaacaacattttaaaacttttttgtgacaggtgaaaagctcttagagttattagagctgttcaacagtccaggttacagctggatattttggtattacctgtcaaacaacatctaatcgtgggcaagttagcatctctcagccggaccaatttaagacaataaactaaataactaaatccacacaggatcacaggacaccaacaggattttggttcatgttgcacgttttttcacagtggtttattgttctatgttgtggaaccactgtgaaagaaatgcaggagtgggtgtcatttctttcatctattttaaatagagcagtgatctttgaggacttggatcatagaaataattgaagaggggaacaaaggagggaagttaaaaagtcctgactagtatgtttatgtagcaccagataatttagtggctgagctgaagacagtcctttcaccatgttggcctgtggaaaaccagtgttgtgggcccgatggaccagcgtccccgtcgttgccggaccaccgttggccaccagttgggttttgggatcaaagtgggggcgtttcctgtatccggttctcctcacggatccatgactacaacatgttgctgcaagtgcagagacgtttgctctggaaagaactttagagcacattcagtgctgcaggatgaggggctggaaaaggtgccagttcttttctcactgcagggaacagttaaaaaaagcagcttaaactctgaaaacatgaaaattatacagagacatcattgatttattgattcagttgttatccagaatggattagaaatgttcctgtttgataaaaatgcagtgaattgggattatttaactacaacctctacagattatttaccttcatcacagtctcatcactatttctgatgtttcctcaggatggacgaggacagagcagagtccacagtgcccagctgtgtgtccctgaagagtgaccggtccaaagatagaatgatagacttcagaagttcagacaaatgtaagaaaactaaagcgtgatgatgtgtttgtgtggcagctgttagtcacattaacagcagcaggttgtgagtttattattggagatgtttaacacttaaacctcagacagtcatatagttacagacttaatgtgaatattgttgattagaaacaagaatcatgtttaaactgaaagatgaattcagacataaatgctggaacaatattgagtcttgatcaggttctttcatcctataaatcaaaggactaatagagatgtgtttcatagtgagaggggggagcacatcctatcaaactgggaccagtcagctccaccaggagagtcctcttgttcacaatctggaagcagatctggagatgctgaaatgaagcccaaacaaagtaaaactgttcaatatgagatttaatttgtgatgtcatgaatttgtagttgtgttgatgatttattatagatggaaatcattggtttacttatgttcaggaagtgatctgcaggaggtgatagaaggtcataagatgagtctgaagagaagatgtgaacatgtgactgaaggaactcatgaagcaggaagtggaaccctgctgaacaagatctacactgagctctacatcactgagggacaaagtgaggaggtggacacacaacatgaggtgagacagcttgagagaacctccaagaagaacatccaggacactccaatcaagtgccaggacatcttcaaagtttatctgagcaacagagacacatcagagtggttctgaccaacggtgtcgccggcgttggaaaaaccttctcagtgcagaagttcagtctggactgggcagaaggtttggagaaccaagacatcagtctggtgcttccgctctcatggagggagctgaacttgatcagagatgagcagcacagtcttctctcactgcttcatgttttccatccaacattacagaagatcagagcagaagatctgactgtctggaaacttctgttcatctttgatggcctggatgaaagcagattttcactgggtttcaacaagcatcagctcatctctgatgtcacacaagtatcgtcagttgaggtgctcctggtgaacctcatccaggggaacctgcttccctcagctctcatctggatcacctccagacctgcagcagcccatcagattcctccctcgtgtgttgacaggatcacagaagtacgaggcttcactgactcccagaaggaggagtacttcaggaggaggttcagtgatgaagatctgtccaagagaatcatctcacacatcaaggcctccaggagcctccacatcatgtgtctgatcccagttttctgctggatcactgctatagttctggaggacatgatgaccagagaccagagaggagagctgccccaaaccctgactgacctctactcacacttcctgagggttcagataaagaggaagaagcagaagtatggaggaaagcagagaccagaggaactgactgaggctgataaagaactccttctgaagttgggtgagctggcgtttgaacatctggaggaaggaaacatcatgttctactcaaaagacctggagcgatgtggactggacgtctccgaggtgtcggtgtactcaggagtttgtacagagatcttcaagagagagagtgtgatcttccagaaatcagtctactgctttgttcatctgagcattcaggagtttctggctgccgtctacatgttccaccgtcacaccaggaaagacacagtggttataagtcagttcctagaatattctgaaccaatcacatctcttgatggcttcctcaggagagcactaatgaaatctctcaaaagtaaaaatggccacctggacttgtttgttcgcttccttcatggtctctctctggagtccaatcagaggatcttgggtggactgttggatcagaggaacagccacccagaaaccatccagaaggtcctcaacaacctgaaggagatgaacagtgatggaatctccccagacagaagcatcaacatcttccactgtctgatggagatgaaggatcagtcagtccatcaggagatccaagagttcctgaagtcagagaagaaatcagagaggagactgtcagagatccactgttcagctctggcctacctgctgcagatgtcagaggaggttctggatgagctgaacctgcagcagtacaaacCTCactggagggacgacgtcgcctgattccagctgtgaggaactgcaggaagttccagtaagtaaagatttttggggccggacatcggcgtttaaatcaagcgagtggatcatgtcaggtagcaataccccctccagtggtcattccttcaattctttatctccattgcagcgtccataaattaaaacaacaacaattcatccagaaatgttcaacactggctggatataagttcaaaggtcaatccagacaaaccaacataaggcaggaataataggagccacaagttaactgactatcatgaaattactgtcatgtcattaaataacttttgtttgtttgtatacatcgtattcaaacgacagaaaaacacattttaactaatgacacgtgactattttgcttcatttgttcaacgtaaaaacagccggcctcgttggtttaaatgggtgttttaggtctttgtggcggttccgtttggagcctttatgtgacccacaaagttgtttgagcctttccacacccgttaggtggcaacttcatcactagcaacaaaaggtgcagtgaaaatgatttgaagggaaacaggcagatagaacagaagctgagggcaatcgatgcaaccagagactctgatgtcatcgatcggatcgctgaattaagacttgacgcacgatcgtacaaattggatgaaatgcaaaatatccaaagagccgatagacagataaaaagatgcacgtttctttaaaccatttgctacaatcattttaaatattgagtaattatgagctgttctaaaataagacaaatgttgagaataattcagttgcatttcagatctgatggtcgttcaaactgttgctctacggtgttgaatttagcttttccaggaaatgagctacatttgtgttgaggtagattctcagataagttgattagaaatcccaaagtttgactcactatttttgtttcatacacaacagactgtctggtagttttctttcaacgagtcattgggaagttgtggcctcagcaatgacgtcaaacccttctcatctacgggagctggacttaagcgagaaccaaagcctgacagatgccgacgtaaagttactgtcttctgcaatgatgcatccaaactgcagactggagacgctcaggtcaggaggcctctgttggtcttttctaaatttctttacattttctgcttttctcttcatttccagatttagaaatgtgtttttatttgccccatttattccttttccagactgagtgaatgcaggttatcagagatcagttgtgactctctggcctcggcgctgaggtccaatccctcccatctgagggttctggacctgagtcagaaccagctgaaggatccaggagtgaagctgctctgtggttttctccaggatcctctctgtaagctggagactctcaggtcagcttccttttatcttcgacataacaacgaaacaatgaaaggcttcaagataaactccattgacttttggagaagagaagtttagtatgaatttaaatgagccattgaaatcaattttatagatactttttaactatgttgttgctgtaatatcccagtttatcagtgggggccagagctctcctgactccaagggccctgattgaataatgaaataaaatgaaataatgtttttcagcaagtgtaatatgacttttcctccaataagagatcatttcttgccatgattccttatccagactgagcagctgcaggttatcagagctcagctgtgactctctggcctcggcgctgaggtccaatccctcccatctgagggttctggacctgagtaggaaccagctgaaggatccagcagtgaagctgctctgtggttttctccaggatcctctctgtaagccggagactctcaggtcagtcagagatgatccagtactttcccaggtgtaactagtgaGACAATAAcggtttccatgtttgatctttgttataaacgtagtgttacagttctcagaaaaaagaccacacaggacagatttgcagtattaaattggttgtggaaatctgtcccatgtgaggatggtcatcaatgactagaaaggaagtagcagttgtagatttgtcttgttttattttaggctggccacaaaaccgcccaaacattcagaccaatcaaaaatggttcttcctgtcttcagatcagaaggaaaactagaaaccccaaaaagaaagctgctgcagtgtgccatgccccttctctactgagaaaagccatcccaaaaaagagaaaagcccaagtgtgaagtgagcaccctgttaaaccttggtaccgaaagcctgcagtcattctcatcttaggtggcttcattccagccagaagcccaaacctgcctccctcttaaaggggcagcaggtcagtccaaccacagaaaccttcatgaagatctgaagctttcagcatccacaattgttgcacctcacttccattggagtccaaatcagaagtcaacaagttgattctacaccgattctacacaatgcaaccattttaaaaaggtttccaagcataagttttcacacatttttagataaatctgtttgttcatcgcctccttcttttgtaatggtcattaaagaaaatgaccttattggagtttttctcctcacaaatatgactttctatgaacgatgcaataaatgcagcttgcaatctaagacaatatggaagtatgtgtatataatagtagtggaagtagctcataaaataatatatttgcTCTTctatcgaatctttctatgttattaaagaaaaacctgctcttagtcaacaacatctaagacatcaaccaaaaatcctaattttctacaatataatataaaacagtagagaagagtctttctgcagagacactggtggcaggaatgcagaagtatcacctgctcaacttggaaggtggagcagaaaccaccagctgagaaggtcctcagcgagaggaagtggtggagaaccatgaaacttgctcaggtccacctcagctccagagacgggctgagctggagctgtggcaccaggtatcgcccagaagagcctccaacaaacaagctcttctcttgggaggagagggctttgaatctcagctcagtgtgcttgtctctagtaggtggcagctgcaccttttcctgaggtccttgttgatgccctgaggggaattgatgctcctgcaatgttttctggcagcattgagcttgcagtggggcaatcaaacactgtgggggggctctctttccttctctcatctggagaacaagtgacaccagctgccaatcattgttggagaaatgtgcagtcaggggaacgatgcgtccagactatagccacccttccagcatccagcagtgtctaaaacctttgatttggtttcaccagagagtgtagggattgcagggtcgctgcagcatcgcccacaagctgtcaggagtgggtcgctttgtcccaactcctgacaagagttgagtgctattgagaaatgtggtctcacaaacttggaaggtattttgacccacacacactttacatacgctgtagatctgtccaaccgccctgaaagaacccaaaataggaacatacggcagataagccggtgcaggaccagaggtttgttgcttgtaagctgtgttttgctctggaacatgttgatttttatttgtcttctctcaaaataattgttattttagcctaagaggctgctggttatcagagaccagctgtgattctgtggcctcagctctaaagtccaacctctcccatctgagggttctggacctgagctacaacacgttgcaggattcaggagtgaagcggctctgttctggactggagagtccaaactgtaaactggagaggctcaggtcagtcttcatttttctacctatataccagctgctaagatggtgaagtgaggctgttctcaacactgctgtgatgcaccacattaaaaaaattccttgtaatatcgtgaattcaggtctgacccaactaagaactaacgtaggtttagtactgacgcagataacatgcagacctgcaccgtataacctcatcctgcatttttcagattgagtgactgcagtttatcagagatcagctgtggctctctggcctcggcgctgaggtccaatccctccaatctcagagaactggacctgggtcagaaccagctgcaggattcaggagtgaagctgctctgtggttttctccactttccaaactgccgactggaaactctggggtaaacaccattctcaaaaatgtccattattccatccgagggtcctcacactttctgagtgtgtgtgttgtgcccagttccttcaggagggagggccacacggggaccacttattcatgataaattgatttaaggacaatgaaaaagccgacagatggtaaccaaaattagacaaaactaggtgagggtgcctggtagacaccagccaacgaggagggagatggtgagggagacaggaagtcatctaagacaggttgtgcctttaaagatgagccacaggtgagatggatctccatgatgagatgggagggaaagaggtgggagaacctgggaagagtgagggccagaacaatatatattctcctctggaacagtgcaaacctgagaggttggaattgtggtaattacatattactatcattttttaacctgtaactaaattaaatatttacagatcatgcctttgattaacctttcagatgaatactggtttcacttataaccttataaaagtttcccttctttatttagattaagggactgcagcttatcagagatcagctgtgactctctggcctcggcgctgaggtccaatccctcccatctcagagaactggacctgagacagaaccagctgcaggattcaggagtgaagctgctgtctgatctcgtagagaatccacactatgggctggagacattgagtcatctctggtagaagccagtcaactcccactcatctgctgcatcactcactgaccactggtgaagagcatctgtggaaacatctgccgtctactcccttcatagatgaaaaattcagtttttaaaaggc of Takifugu flavidus isolate HTHZ2018 unplaced genomic scaffold, ASM371156v2 ctg253, whole genome shotgun sequence contains these proteins:
- the LOC130519939 gene encoding NLR family CARD domain-containing protein 3-like → MCLIPVFCWITAIVLEDMMTRDQRGELPQTLTDLYSHFLRVQIKRKKQKYGGKQRPEELTEADKELLLKLGELAFEHLEEGNIMFYSKDLERCGLDVSEVSVYSGVCTEIFKRESVIFQKSVYCFVHLSIQEFLAAVYMFHRHTRKDTVVISQFLEYSEPITSLDGFLRRALMKSLKSKNGHLDLFVRFLHGLSLESNQRILGGLLDQRNSHPETIQKVLNNLKEMNSDGISPDRSINIFHCLMEMKDQSVHQEIQEFLKSEKKSERRLSEIHCSALAYLLQMSEEVLDELNLQQYKPHWRDDVA